One window of the Tachypleus tridentatus isolate NWPU-2018 chromosome 10, ASM421037v1, whole genome shotgun sequence genome contains the following:
- the LOC143230238 gene encoding transcription factor IIIA-like isoform X1 has protein sequence MANVMCATSKPAPSEKPKKSREKCYVCSFDDCTASFSRPCQLETHLRAHIGERPFICSYDNCYSCYTRVDHLKRHIAKCHEAKIVNTFTCKYKQCGKVLSSVHSLERHMKTHEKRTYKCPTCEKAFLKHQHLKIHSYEHTGIKPFHCVHVGCGKTFVLPSKLKSHMKSHKGYTCDAPGCEENFSKWTHFKRHKNLCHPQKHECDVCQRRFFTKSNLRIHAEIHKTDREVFCCPHEGCSLSYFQEKNLRAHIISFHEKKRHACAVEGCERTFISRGGLKKHIKLHEFGRSFPPKNRSKKKKKKKTLASILSGYTVVEKKDE, from the exons ATGGCAAACGTAATGTGTGCAACTTCCAAACCAGCACCTTCGGAGAAACCTAAGAAGAGTCGGGAGAAATGTTATGTTTGCTCTTTTGATGATTGCACTGCTTCTTTTTCCAGGCCTTGCCAGTTGGAAACTCATTTAAGAGCACACATTGGAGAG AGGCCTTTCATATGTTCATACGACAACTGTTACAGCTGCTATACTCGAGTTGACCATTTAAAACGACACATTGCAAAGTGTCATGAAGCTAAAATTGTCAATACATTTAC CTGTAAATATAAGCAGTGTGGTAAAGTACTTTCTTCAGTACACAGCTTGGAGAGACACATGAAGACACATGAGAAAAGAACATATAAG TGTCCTACTTGTGAAAAGGCTTTTCTGAAACATCAACACCTGAAAATTCACAGTTACGAGCATACAGGAATAAAACCTTTtca TTGTGTTCATGTTGGATGTGGAAAAACGTTTGTTCTGCCCAGTAAGCTCAAATCACACATGAAAAGTCACAAag GGTACACCTGTGATGCACCTGGGTGTGAAGAGAATTTTTCCAAATGGACACACTTCAAAAGGCACAAGAATCTCTGTCATCCCCAGA AGCATGAATGTGATGTGTGTCAGCGAAGGTTTTTCACCAAATCCAACTTGCGTATACATGCTGAGATACACAAGACTGATCGTGAGGTGTTTTGCTGTCCACACGAAGGGTGTTCTCTTTCGTacttccaggaaaagaaccttcGGGCACACATTATCAGCTTTCATGAGAAAAAACGCCATGCCTGTGCTGTAGAGGGATGTGAAAGGACTTTTATTAGTAGG GGCGGACTGAAGAAGCACATCAAACTACATGAATTTGGCCGCTCCTTTCCACCAAAG